A region of the Synechococcus sp. PCC 7502 genome:
TTAAAGTAGGTACCTGAATGTGATCGAGTTTACCTAGGTAGTTAGCTGAAAATGCAGCTTTCATACGGCTTAGGTAGCTGCGACGAGGCGTATTTTGTATAAATAACTCCCGAATTGCGGATTGTGACAGAGGTACTTGTCCATCCACATCAAACGGAGAAGCTAGACTTTGGGCATGAAAGCGCAAAGTGATTTGCTGATATAAGTTCCCTGGCAGGAAAGATGCGGCGGTCAGTTTGAGCTTTGTGATTGGGTTAGTAATTGGATTGGCAGCAAATCCGCCAGACAAAACTAATGCCACAAGTCCACGGGGATGTCGAGTCGCCAGAGCGATCGCTATGTTTGCTCCAAAGGAGTCACCAACAAGAATATAGCGATCCAGATCGACAACTTGTCCAGCTACAAAATCGGCATAAGCTTCTATATTATCAAGGGCTTCTGGCAATCGCATTGTTCTCAAAGACCAGTCCGATAGGGGTGTCAGTTGCTCCAGATACCAGGGGCTGCCAGAGAAACAAGGTACAGTCACAATTGTTGAAGGAGAAATCATAGGAGTATTTAAACTAATTACATATCATTTAATAACATGTCATCAATATAAACAGATTAGTAACAATTAGTCAATAGTCTTATCTTATTAGTAGTCGTAGTTTAAGTGGTCTAACAATCCCCATGCACATCGACGATTAGAGGTGCGTTACGATACAAAGGCTATTGGGGGCAGGTGGATACTCAAAGATTAGGGGTAGAGCGTCAACAGCCCAAGTCATTAATCGTTGTACATTTCCCTTACCAGATGCTGAGGCTTATAGGTAGGATGATCGATCCCTCGGAACTGTCCATATTCACTTAGTTCTGCGCGTAACATTGCTACTTCCCTTTGAATTGGGGCGATCGCTTGGGCAATTCGATCATCTATTTCCGTATTTTTAACATACATATCGGGGTTATCAAGGTAAAAATAAATTGCCTTTTCAATGACTTCAAGTACGGAGATACCCTCTTGTTTAGCTCGTATTTTAATACGTTCCACAACTATGGGATCAAGTTTTTGCGAGGATTTAGGTTTTTCTGACACAGGTTTAGGAGTATTACAGAGGGAGAATAGCGATCGCCCTCCTGAGACATCAATAATAACCTAGCATAAACTAAACTAGATTTTTTTCAACCAGCTAAACATGGCTCTGAGTTCTTTACCAACGGATTCAATCTGGTGTTCAGCTTCACGGCGACGCATGGCAGTAAATCCGGGCTTACCTGCTAAATTTTCTAGAACAAATTCCCTGGCAAACTGTCCCGACTGAATTTCTGAGAGGATTTTTTTCATCTCTGCTTTGGTTTCATCGGTGATAATGCGATAACCACGGGTATAGTCACCGTACTCAGCCGTATTGGAAATACTATGGCGCATATTTGCCAAGCCACCTTCTACGACTAGATCGACAATCAGCTTAACTTCGTGCAAACACTCAAAATATGCTAATTCAGGCTGATAGCCAGCTTCTACAAGGGTTTCAAACCCTGCTTTGATCAAGGCACTTAAGCCACCGCACAATACTACTTGTTCACCAAATAAATCGGTTTCAGTTTCTTCACGGAATGTAGTTTCTAAGATACCCGCTCTAGTCCCACCAACGCCTCTAGCATAAGCCATCGCACGACCACGGGCTTCTCCAGAAGCATCTTGATACACGGCAAATAAGGCTGGAACCCCTTGTCCTTGGGTAAATACCCGCCTTACTAAATGTCCAGGTCCCTTGGGAGCCACCATGACTACATCGACAAATTTAGGTGGTACAACTTGGGCAAAGTGAATATTAAAACCGTGGGCAAATGCCAGAACATCACCTTCTTTAAGATTGGGGGCAATATCATGGTTATAGACAGATTTTTGGGTTTCATCTGGTAGCAAGATCATAATGAAATCGGCTTCCGCAGAGGCATCGGCAACGGTTTTAACGGTTAAGCCTTCTTTTTCCGCTTTGTCCCAAGAGGGGCTACCTTTATATAGTCCAACAATTACGTCTAAACCACTATCTTTAAGGTTGAGGGCATGGGCGTGTCCTTGGGAGCCATAGCCAATAATGGCGATTTTTTTGGTTTTTAGAAAATCAAGATTCGCATCGTTGTCATAATACATTTGTGCCATAACTGCTCCGAACAATCAACCGTAAAAATGTGTATAGAATTTAACCAGTCTTCTAGTTTACTCAAAACTGCATCATTTAATCTGATAAGTTGCATATTTTTAAGAATTACTCCCTTATCAGTTAAAAATTAAAGTGTGAAAGCTTTGCCTTTACGAAAGGGCGAAAGACATTTACTCATTTAACTAGCTATAGGCTCCGCCATGAATAGTCTGCTCCCAAAAACTGCATATCCCCAATCATTTTATATTCATATTCCCTTTTGCCAGAGGAAATGCTTTTACTGTGATTTTGCGATTACCACGGGGAAAGCTGACTTACAAGAACGGTATGTAGAGGTGCTGTGCCAAGAGATTAAGCTTGTGGCTATGGAGGTAATCCACCAATTAGATCAAATAAGAGATAAACAAAGTAACCAATTACCCGAACTTAAAACTATTTTTTGGGGTGGTGGTACGCCGTCGTTGCTAAAGCCTAGGCAAATAGGTGAGATTTTAAATAGAATTAGTCAATACTGGGCGATCGCCCCCGATGCGGAAATCAGCCTAGAAGTAAATCCGGGAACGGTGACAGCACAAAGCCTAAAAGAATTGCGATCGCTAGGGATCAATCGGATTAGTTTGGGAGCGCAGGCATTTCAAGATCAGTTGCTAGACCTCTGCGGTCGAGGACATGGGGTCACGGAAATTTATGAGGCGGTGACAGGGATTAAAAAGGCGGGGCTGGATAACTTTAGTTTAGATTTAATTTCAGGATTACCTACACAAACCATTGAGCAATGGCAAGAATCTTTGGAGCAGGCGATCGCCCTCGAACCTAAACATATATCTGTGTATGACCTGACCATTGAGCCGAGTACTGCCTTTGGCAAACGCTATGAAGCCGGAGCTAAACCTTTACCCACGGAAGAATCTACGGTAGCAATGTATTTAATGGCACGCGATCGCTTACAAACGGCAGGCTATAACCATTATGAAATTTCCAACTATGCCGTGGCTAACTATCAATCTCGCCATAATCTCACCTATTGGCATAATCAGCCCTTTTATGGCGTTGGTATGGGAGCTACGAGTTATATCAATCAATACCGTTTTGATCGCCCGCGCAAAATGCGTGAATACACGGCAATGGTAGAAGCTTGGACGGAGGGAAAGGCTCCGACTGTACCTAAAATTAGCGATCGCGAAGAGTTATTTGATACTTTAATGCAGGGACTACGCCTAGAACAGGGATTGAGTTTAGAGTATTTAATTAATAGATTTGGGGCAGCACCGATCCAGCAGGTTTTACAGCAGATAGAGGCTTATTCTCCCCACTGGGTAAACATCTCTGGGGAATATCTCAGCCTGACCCAGCCACAGGGTTGGTTATTTTCCGATGAAGTAATTGGCAAACTATTTACATATTTTTTTGGATAAGGTAGCAATACATACTTTACAAATTATCACAATAGGTATATATTCTTATCTAGTGACAAGTCGATTTAAATTTAACTATACTTTCTCTTTGTCCACTAACTTACTCAAGAGGGTAAATGTATGACTAAATCAACGTCCACCTCAAATAATTCTGGATTAGGCTCTGGACTAGTTGGATTAAATTGAATTCCCTCCAAACCTAAATCCCCCTTCTACGTCACTTCAACTTTTTAATTTTCTTACTATTTCCGTAGCATTTCTAAGTTTGGATGTTTGTTCCTAAAGTTGCTGATAGTTCCTATGGATATGACGCGCATCCCTATCTATAGATGATTTAGTTATACTTGGGACAAATGATCTAAAAACTCAATCAAAAATCTGATTGGATCATCTAACTGAAAATCCAACTCGAGAATTTTACGCAAAGAAGTTCAAGACTAATTTAAACCCAACATATTTATAGCCTTTGTCTTGGCTTCATCAACCACAACACTCTGTCTCCCGAACATTAGCTTCTGATTCCAAAATGGATTCTCAAAATTTGGCATGGGCTGGCAATCTGGGGAGACCTCAATACTGGAGGTTTATTATGAATATTCAAGGAAAGACGGCTTTAGTTACTGGAGCTTCGCGCGGTATTGGCTATGCGATCGCTTTGGAACTGGCACAAACAGGCATCAAAAAGCTGTTACTTGTAGCGCGGGATCAGGCTCGACTAGAGGAATTAGCCGATTTGGTGGAAAGCATAGGTGTAGAAGCGGTAGTTATTCCCCTTGATTTAACCCAAACTGTAGAAGTTAGTATTGCGATCGCTAAAGCTTGGCGGGATCACGGACATATTCACTTACTGGTTAACTGTGCAGGAGTGGCGCATCAATCTCCGTTTTTGCGATCGCAGCTTATGGATGTCCAAGAAGAAATTGCGATTAACTTGATTGGCATGTACACAATTACCCGATTGATCGCTCGGCGCATGGCATCCCAAAGGGAAGGCAGAATTGTCAATGTTTCTAGCCTGATGGGGAAAGTGGCGGCTCCAACTATGGCGACCTATTCAGCAACTAAGTTTGCAATTTTAGGATTTACCCAAGCTTTGCGTGGTGAACTGGCTGCCTATAATGTGGGGGTATCGGCTTTATTGCCATCTTTGACTGATACAGATATGGTGCGAGGGTTGGAGTGGTTTCGTTGGGTAGCAGTGATGACTCCCAAGCAAGTGGCAAAGGCTTTAATTGATGGACTAAATAAAGAATCTCCAGAAATTTTAGTGGGATGGCAAAGTCATTTAGCGGTGCTTTGTAATCGAATTGCTCCTTGGCTATTGGAAAAGATTCTGGTGTTTTCGGCTCCGCAAATTAGTTAATTGGAGTGAGAGAATAAAATTTAATGACAGGAGATCGCTTTTTAAGATTTCAGAAATTTTAGGGCGATCCCTGCTATAAATCAAATAATCTCTAAATACTCCTTACCCATTTAATTTAGTCTTTTTTATCGTGGGAAGGGAGTAATCGTCAAATATTGTGAATTTAATTCCAAGCAATGAAAATGTAAGGTAAGTTCTATTTCACTATAATTGAAAGGATATAGAACTTATTTATGCAATCAATTCCAGAGAAACCTGCCACAGAAAAACCTGATAGTGTTTGGAATCATAAGCCTTGGTGGTGTCAGCCTTGGTCAATTTTATTAACAGGGATCGCAATTATTAGTAGCAGTTGGCTATTATTTAAACTGATTTGGCTATCTATACTTGTCGCTATTCCCATATTGATATGGATGGGTTTCTTCTTAATTCTGTTTCCAAGACTAGCTCTTCAAGAGCAGCAATAGTAATCTATTTAATACTCTAAAACTATGACCAATATATCCTCAAACCCATATCCAGTATATCAAGGGCAATTTGGAGAATTCACGATTACTGAAAGCGATCACCAAGGAGTAATTATTTATCGCAGTGCGCTATTAACGGCAGCAATTTGTTTTAGTCTTGGGTCTCTGCTTGCCATTCTATTTGCTTCCAATTCTTTGATTTTGAATTTGTTGACTGGGTTTTATTTTGCCTTTTCTATCGCTTTAGGAATTGCCCTTGCGAATATCCATATTTATCTCAAATTACTGCATCGCACCTTACAAGTATTTCTGGGGATCGGCAGTCTTTCGGCTTTAGTATTTACAGCGATCGCTT
Encoded here:
- a CDS encoding alpha/beta fold hydrolase, with product MISPSTIVTVPCFSGSPWYLEQLTPLSDWSLRTMRLPEALDNIEAYADFVAGQVVDLDRYILVGDSFGANIAIALATRHPRGLVALVLSGGFAANPITNPITKLKLTAASFLPGNLYQQITLRFHAQSLASPFDVDGQVPLSQSAIRELFIQNTPRRSYLSRMKAAFSANYLGKLDHIQVPTLILTPAYERLIGKNAAQQLVEGIPNATEVILPNTGHMFRFTHPVTYANAIREFLQDHLVGELITR
- a CDS encoding CopG family transcriptional regulator, which encodes MSEKPKSSQKLDPIVVERIKIRAKQEGISVLEVIEKAIYFYLDNPDMYVKNTEIDDRIAQAIAPIQREVAMLRAELSEYGQFRGIDHPTYKPQHLVREMYND
- the ilvC gene encoding ketol-acid reductoisomerase, translated to MAQMYYDNDANLDFLKTKKIAIIGYGSQGHAHALNLKDSGLDVIVGLYKGSPSWDKAEKEGLTVKTVADASAEADFIMILLPDETQKSVYNHDIAPNLKEGDVLAFAHGFNIHFAQVVPPKFVDVVMVAPKGPGHLVRRVFTQGQGVPALFAVYQDASGEARGRAMAYARGVGGTRAGILETTFREETETDLFGEQVVLCGGLSALIKAGFETLVEAGYQPELAYFECLHEVKLIVDLVVEGGLANMRHSISNTAEYGDYTRGYRIITDETKAEMKKILSEIQSGQFAREFVLENLAGKPGFTAMRRREAEHQIESVGKELRAMFSWLKKI
- the hemW gene encoding radical SAM family heme chaperone HemW, with translation MNSLLPKTAYPQSFYIHIPFCQRKCFYCDFAITTGKADLQERYVEVLCQEIKLVAMEVIHQLDQIRDKQSNQLPELKTIFWGGGTPSLLKPRQIGEILNRISQYWAIAPDAEISLEVNPGTVTAQSLKELRSLGINRISLGAQAFQDQLLDLCGRGHGVTEIYEAVTGIKKAGLDNFSLDLISGLPTQTIEQWQESLEQAIALEPKHISVYDLTIEPSTAFGKRYEAGAKPLPTEESTVAMYLMARDRLQTAGYNHYEISNYAVANYQSRHNLTYWHNQPFYGVGMGATSYINQYRFDRPRKMREYTAMVEAWTEGKAPTVPKISDREELFDTLMQGLRLEQGLSLEYLINRFGAAPIQQVLQQIEAYSPHWVNISGEYLSLTQPQGWLFSDEVIGKLFTYFFG
- a CDS encoding SDR family oxidoreductase, coding for MDSQNLAWAGNLGRPQYWRFIMNIQGKTALVTGASRGIGYAIALELAQTGIKKLLLVARDQARLEELADLVESIGVEAVVIPLDLTQTVEVSIAIAKAWRDHGHIHLLVNCAGVAHQSPFLRSQLMDVQEEIAINLIGMYTITRLIARRMASQREGRIVNVSSLMGKVAAPTMATYSATKFAILGFTQALRGELAAYNVGVSALLPSLTDTDMVRGLEWFRWVAVMTPKQVAKALIDGLNKESPEILVGWQSHLAVLCNRIAPWLLEKILVFSAPQIS
- a CDS encoding DUF6737 family protein, with amino-acid sequence MQSIPEKPATEKPDSVWNHKPWWCQPWSILLTGIAIISSSWLLFKLIWLSILVAIPILIWMGFFLILFPRLALQEQQ
- a CDS encoding DUF2301 domain-containing membrane protein; amino-acid sequence: MTNISSNPYPVYQGQFGEFTITESDHQGVIIYRSALLTAAICFSLGSLLAILFASNSLILNLLTGFYFAFSIALGIALANIHIYLKLLHRTLQVFLGIGSLSALVFTAIAFQHQQSLATYIYEHPLTILGVGFTFAAITGIYFKEAFCFNRFETKFLVAIAPTLLLGHLIGWLSLDIEKSLLITWAVLFMIFGLRKFFQAIPDDIGDKSVFEYLEKQAKS